A window of Pontibacillus halophilus JSM 076056 = DSM 19796 genomic DNA:
ATCCCAGGTAGAAGCATAGCCATACTAGCCAGCCAGCCTGAGAAGAATAGTCCTAGAAACTGTGCCGTCGTTAAGCTTCCTGTCCACGCTTCAGGCTCACCCGCTTGAAGCATATTTATGGAAGCAACAATGATAACCCCTACTCCCATGAACAAATAATGTTTCCCTTTAAATGTCTCTTTGAAATCTGCTTTCTTGAACAGATACGGGATAACCCCAATAATGAGACCAAGGAAGAAGAACATCATCGGTCCTTCATGATTGGTATAGAGGTAGTCGATTAGACGACTAAGGAGTATAAAGCTTAACCCGACTCCTATAAGTAACGGGATGAAAAAGCCAATATAGCTCTTCCACTCGCGGCTAAAGATACCACTAATTGCTTGGATTAATCGTTCATAAATGCCTAGGACTACAGCAATCGTTCCCCCACTAATTCCCGGGACCAAGTCGCTCGTTCCCATCAGCATTCCTCTGTATATGTTTCTCCACTCCATCGTGCTGATCTCCTTTACTGCGTAAGTTTGGTGCATCCTGATTACAAACGTTCGCAAGCTGATCTACAATCGTCTGGATTAAATTTAAGTCATAAGGGTCATATCCCTCTTCTTCAATCCCACGCAAGATGTACATGCTGAAATTCCACACGGACTCCTTCACAGCTGGTCCATTTACCTTTGCTACC
This region includes:
- a CDS encoding DUF368 domain-containing protein, giving the protein MEWRNIYRGMLMGTSDLVPGISGGTIAVVLGIYERLIQAISGIFSREWKSYIGFFIPLLIGVGLSFILLSRLIDYLYTNHEGPMMFFFLGLIIGVIPYLFKKADFKETFKGKHYLFMGVGVIIVASINMLQAGEPEAWTGSLTTAQFLGLFFSGWLASMAMLLPGISGSFLLLIIGVYPTVIRALSEFQLSLVFVVGAGVAVGAIVSGKAIHYIFNQFPHMTYAFIIGLVFGSVFVLYPGLTFDLTLIVSVLTFAAGLLAAYLLGRLEHA